In a single window of the Streptomyces cinnabarinus genome:
- a CDS encoding AfsR/SARP family transcriptional regulator: MDGVPRVPEQRRGGQVDSPESTALRFSVLGPVRAWRGEEPLNTGSPQQRALLAALLLREGRTATAAELIDALWGEEPPSQALAALRTYASRLRKVLDPGVLVSESGGYAVRGLGSGALDLPVAQELATEAEKARGTGDLCHARDVLNRVLALWDGEPLAGVPGPYAEAQRVRLEEWRLQLLESRLDMDLEQGCHAEAVSELTALTAAHPLRERLRELLMLALYRSGRQAEALAVYADTRRLLADELGVDPRPGLRELQQRILQADPGLAEPSAPLTEPSVVPVRPAQLPATVPDFTGRSSFVSELSEVLASAEGRVMAVSALAGIGGVGKTTLAVHVAHEARSAFPDGQLYVDLQGAGARAAEPETVLGSFLRALGTADSAIPDSLEERAALYRSVLDGRRVLVLLDNARDAAQVRPLLPGTSGCAALVTSRVRMVDLAGAHLVDLDVMSPDEALSLFTKIVGEERVASERKAALDVVAACGFLPLAIRIAASRLAARRTWTVSVLAAKLGDERRRLDELQAGDLAVKATFELGYGQLEPAQARAFRLLGLADGPDISLAAAAALLDLGMEETEELLESLVDTSLLESAAPGRYRFHDLVRLYARACAERDEWPPGERDEALSRLLDFYLATTAQVYAIEHGEDRLTDHLEPTRYPGLRFTEAATALDWLYTEAGQLLACVRQAAGTERLRRAVDLLWAAKDLTESGANSHQYEMTAEATCEATRVAGHERAEGRARTVLSDVLLVSGRVREAEKEARVAMELAARAHDSIAVSWVANNRGLICLHESRFADGKVLFDQALEGLRAAGNRPFEATVLGNLSRAHLGMGNIAKAVEIAQSGLAVHIEAGRTVRLANGHFQLGVALTRAGRHTDALTEFSDALGLFNDHRQRLWEGVTQFRIAEVHAAERRPARAAQHAEQALALGCIGGDRMRGNVLTLLGRSLSALGQADRARACWREALNLYEQTTAPEAEEVRALLTSAAAA; encoded by the coding sequence ATGGACGGTGTACCGCGGGTGCCGGAGCAGCGGCGTGGTGGCCAGGTCGACTCACCGGAGTCGACGGCGCTGCGCTTCAGCGTGCTCGGCCCGGTGCGCGCCTGGCGCGGGGAGGAACCGCTCAACACCGGCTCCCCGCAGCAACGCGCCCTGCTCGCGGCCCTGCTGCTGCGAGAGGGCCGTACGGCGACGGCGGCCGAGCTGATCGACGCGCTGTGGGGCGAGGAGCCACCGTCGCAGGCGCTGGCAGCGCTGCGGACGTACGCGTCCCGGTTGCGCAAGGTCCTGGACCCGGGCGTCCTGGTGAGCGAGTCCGGCGGCTACGCGGTCCGGGGCCTCGGCAGCGGCGCGCTGGACCTGCCGGTCGCCCAGGAGCTGGCGACGGAGGCGGAGAAGGCGCGCGGGACCGGGGATCTGTGCCATGCCCGGGACGTGCTGAACCGGGTGCTGGCCCTGTGGGACGGTGAGCCCCTGGCGGGCGTGCCCGGCCCCTACGCCGAGGCGCAGCGCGTCCGCCTGGAGGAATGGCGGCTCCAACTCCTGGAGTCCCGCCTGGACATGGACCTGGAGCAGGGCTGCCACGCGGAGGCGGTCTCGGAACTGACGGCGCTCACCGCGGCGCACCCCCTGCGGGAACGCCTGCGCGAGCTGCTGATGCTCGCGCTGTACCGCAGCGGGCGCCAGGCGGAGGCGCTGGCGGTGTACGCGGACACGCGGCGCCTGCTGGCGGACGAGCTGGGCGTCGACCCCCGTCCGGGCCTGCGGGAGCTGCAACAGCGCATCCTCCAGGCGGACCCGGGCCTCGCGGAACCGTCGGCACCGCTCACCGAACCCTCGGTCGTCCCGGTCCGCCCGGCGCAACTCCCCGCCACGGTCCCCGACTTCACCGGCCGCTCCTCCTTCGTCTCGGAGCTGAGCGAGGTGCTGGCGTCGGCGGAGGGCCGGGTGATGGCCGTGTCGGCGCTGGCCGGCATCGGGGGCGTGGGCAAGACGACGCTGGCGGTGCATGTGGCCCACGAGGCCCGGTCCGCCTTCCCGGACGGCCAGCTGTACGTGGACCTGCAGGGCGCGGGCGCGCGGGCGGCGGAGCCGGAGACGGTACTGGGCTCGTTCCTGCGTGCCCTGGGCACGGCGGACTCGGCGATCCCGGACTCCCTGGAGGAACGGGCGGCGCTGTACCGCTCGGTCCTGGACGGCCGCCGGGTCCTGGTCCTGCTGGACAACGCGCGGGACGCGGCGCAGGTACGTCCCCTGCTGCCCGGCACGTCGGGCTGTGCGGCGCTGGTGACGTCACGGGTGCGGATGGTGGATCTGGCCGGGGCTCACCTGGTCGACCTGGACGTGATGTCCCCCGACGAGGCGCTGTCCCTGTTCACGAAGATCGTGGGCGAGGAGCGGGTGGCGTCGGAGCGGAAGGCGGCGCTGGACGTGGTGGCGGCGTGCGGCTTCCTGCCGCTGGCGATCCGTATCGCGGCGTCGCGTCTCGCGGCCCGCCGCACCTGGACCGTCTCGGTGCTGGCGGCGAAGCTCGGGGACGAGCGGCGGCGCCTGGACGAACTGCAGGCCGGGGACCTGGCGGTCAAGGCGACGTTCGAGCTGGGGTACGGCCAGCTGGAGCCGGCACAGGCACGGGCGTTCCGGTTGCTGGGACTGGCGGACGGGCCGGACATCTCGCTGGCCGCGGCCGCGGCACTGCTCGACCTCGGGATGGAGGAGACGGAGGAGCTCCTGGAGTCCCTGGTGGACACCTCGCTGCTGGAATCCGCGGCGCCGGGGCGGTATCGGTTCCATGACCTGGTCCGGCTCTACGCGCGTGCGTGTGCGGAGAGGGACGAGTGGCCGCCGGGTGAGCGGGACGAGGCGCTGTCACGACTGCTGGACTTCTATCTGGCGACGACCGCGCAGGTGTACGCGATCGAGCACGGCGAGGACCGGCTGACCGACCACCTGGAGCCGACCCGGTATCCCGGGCTCCGCTTCACCGAGGCGGCGACAGCCCTCGACTGGCTGTATACGGAGGCCGGACAGCTGCTGGCCTGCGTCCGGCAGGCGGCGGGGACGGAGCGGCTGCGGCGGGCCGTCGACCTGCTGTGGGCGGCGAAGGACCTGACCGAGTCGGGCGCCAACTCGCATCAGTACGAGATGACGGCCGAGGCCACGTGCGAGGCCACCCGGGTCGCGGGCCACGAACGGGCGGAGGGCAGGGCCCGCACGGTGCTCAGCGATGTGCTGCTGGTCTCCGGCCGGGTCCGGGAGGCGGAGAAGGAGGCGCGCGTCGCCATGGAGCTCGCGGCGCGCGCACACGACTCCATCGCCGTGAGCTGGGTCGCCAACAACCGAGGGCTCATCTGCCTGCACGAGAGCCGGTTCGCCGACGGCAAGGTGCTCTTCGACCAGGCCCTGGAAGGTCTGCGGGCGGCGGGGAACCGGCCCTTCGAGGCGACCGTCCTGGGCAACCTGTCCCGTGCTCACCTCGGCATGGGCAATATCGCGAAGGCCGTGGAGATCGCCCAGAGCGGTCTGGCCGTGCACATCGAGGCCGGCCGGACCGTGCGCCTGGCCAACGGCCACTTCCAGTTGGGCGTCGCGCTGACCCGGGCGGGCCGTCACACGGACGCGCTGACCGAATTCTCCGACGCGCTCGGCCTCTTCAACGACCATCGGCAGCGGCTCTGGGAGGGCGTCACCCAGTTCCGCATCGCCGAGGTGCACGCGGCCGAGCGCCGTCCCGCGCGCGCCGCCCAGCACGCGGAGCAGGCTCTCGCGCTGGGCTGCATCGGCGGTGACCGTATGCGGGGCAACGTCCTGACGCTGCTGGGGCGTTCGCTGTCCGCGCTCGGCCAGGCGGACAGGGCGCGGGCGTGCTGGCGCGAGGCGCTCAACCTCTACGAACAGACCACCGCGCCGGAGGCCGAGGAGGTCCGCGCGCTGCTCACGTCGGCCGCGGCGGCGTAG
- a CDS encoding DUF5701 family protein, producing the protein MGQEQRLPGLARQAERLIDLGVHEIAGLTAPEVRSYAEGVAAAEGALLAVHPDRAPVSALTPLLTREGKPGFVVIDMPDVDEFTPYEVELPESPLYVVTGLDRGDHLANWTPEEALPALRKESRTPLVLSEGIHWILQQPAVLERNHCFMTIASRLRKPNGAYDARTPAIWISNGTGRDGRERRDAPKVGWCWWGNRHTWLGFGSAVERRG; encoded by the coding sequence GTGGGGCAGGAACAGCGGTTGCCCGGGCTCGCGCGGCAGGCGGAGCGGCTGATCGACCTGGGCGTGCACGAGATCGCGGGGCTGACGGCGCCGGAGGTGCGGTCGTACGCGGAGGGTGTCGCCGCCGCGGAGGGCGCTCTGCTGGCGGTCCACCCCGACCGCGCCCCGGTGTCGGCGTTGACCCCGCTCCTGACCCGCGAGGGCAAGCCGGGCTTCGTCGTGATCGACATGCCGGACGTGGACGAGTTCACCCCGTACGAGGTGGAGCTGCCGGAGTCCCCGCTGTACGTGGTCACCGGGCTGGACCGGGGCGATCACCTGGCGAACTGGACCCCGGAGGAGGCGCTGCCGGCGCTGCGGAAGGAGTCCCGCACCCCGCTGGTCCTCTCGGAGGGCATCCACTGGATCCTCCAGCAGCCGGCGGTCCTGGAACGCAACCACTGCTTCATGACCATCGCCTCCCGCCTGCGCAAACCCAACGGCGCCTACGACGCCCGCACCCCGGCGATCTGGATCAGCAACGGCACGGGCCGGGACGGCCGCGAACGCCGTGACGCGCCGAAGGTGGGGTGGTGCTGGTGGGGGAATCGGCATACGTGGCTGGGGTTCGGGTCGGCGGTCGAGCGGAGGGGGTAG
- a CDS encoding phospholipase produces MHRRLGTALATSTLAIVTVVATATAADAAPADKPQVLSSWTQTSSGSYSLWAAARANQGSWSAYGFDWSTDYCSSSPDNPFGFPFSLSCARHDFGYRNYKAAGTFSANKSRLDSAFYEDLKRVCNNYGGATKTACNSTAWTYYQAVRAFG; encoded by the coding sequence ATGCACCGCAGACTCGGTACCGCACTTGCAACCTCGACCCTCGCGATCGTCACCGTCGTCGCCACCGCGACCGCGGCCGACGCCGCTCCCGCCGACAAGCCCCAGGTCCTGTCCAGTTGGACCCAGACCAGCTCCGGCAGCTACAGCCTCTGGGCCGCCGCCCGGGCCAACCAGGGATCCTGGTCCGCCTACGGGTTCGACTGGTCCACGGACTACTGCTCCTCCTCGCCCGACAACCCCTTCGGCTTCCCGTTCTCCCTCTCCTGCGCCCGCCACGACTTCGGCTATCGCAACTACAAGGCCGCGGGCACCTTCAGCGCCAACAAGTCCCGCCTCGACAGCGCCTTCTACGAGGACCTCAAGCGCGTGTGCAACAACTACGGCGGCGCCACCAAGACCGCCTGCAACAGCACCGCCTGGACCTACTACCAGGCCGTCCGCGCCTTCGGCTGA
- a CDS encoding FadD3 family acyl-CoA ligase, with amino-acid sequence MRGDVEWGDIPGLVRGAAERYADTEAVVEGRTRISYGELGARVERSQAACTAAGVWPGDRVAVWAPNTLDWIVAALGAVSAGAVLVPLNTRFKGMEAADVLRRSEARLLFVTGTFLGTSYVASLRRAMVEGPGLPALERVVVLADDAPADFWTWKDFLAGGEGLVAGPVDVGPEAPSDIVYTSGTTGRPKGAVITHAQTLRAYEVWSDLAGLRTGDRYLIVNPFFHTFGYKAGVIACLMRGVTMIPQPVFNVDTVLANVAAEGVTVLPGPPTLLQSLLDHPSRRSFDLSSLRLVVTGAAVVPLRLVERLRSELGVATVLTAYGLSEASGIVTMCRRGDDPSVIASTSGRAIPGTEVRVDAPAGEPGEVLVRGFNVMRGYWRDEAATAETLTPDGWLRTGDVGVLDAQGCLRVTDRIKDMYIVGGFNAYPAEIEGLLGLHPDVAEVAVIGVPDARLGEVGKAYVVRRPGALLTSDDLMAWSRREMANYKVPRSVEFVAELPRNASGKVVKGELRGTGG; translated from the coding sequence GTGCGCGGTGACGTGGAGTGGGGCGACATCCCGGGACTCGTCCGCGGTGCGGCCGAGCGGTACGCCGACACCGAGGCGGTCGTGGAGGGCCGCACCCGGATCTCGTACGGCGAACTCGGCGCCCGGGTCGAGCGGTCGCAGGCCGCCTGTACGGCCGCCGGGGTATGGCCGGGCGACCGGGTCGCCGTCTGGGCGCCGAACACCCTGGACTGGATCGTGGCGGCGCTGGGCGCGGTGTCGGCGGGGGCCGTGCTGGTCCCGCTGAACACGCGGTTCAAGGGCATGGAGGCGGCGGATGTGCTGCGCCGCAGCGAGGCGCGACTGCTGTTCGTGACGGGGACGTTCCTCGGGACGTCGTACGTGGCCTCGCTGCGGCGGGCGATGGTCGAGGGCCCGGGGCTGCCCGCGCTGGAGCGGGTGGTGGTGCTGGCGGACGACGCCCCGGCGGACTTCTGGACCTGGAAGGACTTCCTGGCGGGCGGGGAGGGCCTGGTGGCCGGGCCGGTCGACGTGGGCCCGGAGGCGCCCTCGGACATTGTCTACACGTCCGGGACGACGGGCCGCCCCAAGGGCGCGGTGATCACCCACGCGCAGACGCTGCGGGCCTACGAGGTGTGGAGCGACCTGGCGGGACTGCGGACGGGCGACCGCTATCTGATCGTGAACCCCTTCTTCCACACCTTCGGCTACAAGGCCGGGGTGATCGCCTGTCTGATGCGCGGGGTGACGATGATCCCGCAGCCGGTGTTCAACGTGGACACGGTGCTGGCGAACGTGGCGGCGGAGGGGGTGACGGTACTGCCGGGCCCGCCGACACTGCTGCAGTCCCTGCTGGACCACCCCTCCCGCCGCTCCTTCGACCTCTCGTCGCTGCGGCTGGTGGTGACGGGGGCGGCGGTGGTGCCGCTGCGGCTGGTGGAGCGGCTGCGCTCGGAGCTCGGGGTGGCGACGGTGCTGACCGCGTACGGCCTCTCGGAGGCGAGCGGCATCGTGACGATGTGCCGCCGCGGCGACGACCCGTCGGTGATCGCGTCGACGTCGGGCCGGGCGATCCCGGGCACGGAGGTACGGGTGGACGCGCCCGCGGGGGAACCGGGTGAGGTCCTGGTCCGCGGCTTCAACGTGATGCGCGGCTACTGGCGGGACGAGGCGGCCACGGCGGAGACGCTGACGCCGGACGGCTGGCTGCGCACGGGCGACGTGGGCGTCTTGGACGCCCAGGGCTGTCTGCGCGTGACGGACCGGATCAAGGACATGTACATCGTCGGCGGCTTCAACGCGTATCCGGCGGAGATAGAAGGGTTGTTGGGCCTGCATCCGGACGTGGCCGAGGTGGCGGTGATCGGGGTGCCGGACGCGCGGCTGGGCGAGGTCGGCAAGGCGTACGTGGTCCGGCGGCCGGGCGCGCTGCTCACGTCCGACGACCTGATGGCCTGGTCCCGCCGGGAGATGGCGAACTACAAGGTGCCGAGGTCGGTGGAGTTCGTGGCGGAGCTGCCGAGGAACGCGAGCGGGAAGGTGGTGAAGGGGGAACTGCGGGGCACCGGCGGGTGA
- a CDS encoding lipid-transfer protein, with product MAGIKDATAIVGIGQTSFARQLPEDERTLACRAVLAALDDAGIAPGEVDALASYTMEETDEVELAKAVGLGDLTFFSKVGYGGGGSCATVAHLAAAIASGQATVGVAWRSRKRGSGRRPWTNTDVQLPTPAQWTRPYGLLRPVDEIAMLARRHMHEYGTTRDHLFNVALACRNRANQNPAAVMYDRPLTREMYMTSRWISEPLCLYDNCLETDGALACVVVSAERARDCARRAVYVHSAAQGLPAQHHGMVNYWNDDPLTGPAWTAARHLWKHSDLTPQDIDVAQIYDAFTALVPLSLEGYGFCGRGEGGAFTEGGALEIGGRLPLNTGGGGLSEAYVHGFNLITEGVKQLRGTSTAQVPGAASCLVTAGEGVPTSALLLRS from the coding sequence ATGGCCGGAATCAAGGACGCCACCGCGATCGTCGGGATCGGACAGACCTCGTTCGCCAGGCAACTTCCCGAGGACGAGCGCACCCTGGCCTGTCGCGCGGTGCTCGCCGCGCTGGACGACGCCGGGATCGCCCCGGGCGAGGTCGACGCGCTCGCCTCCTACACGATGGAGGAGACCGACGAGGTGGAGCTGGCCAAGGCCGTCGGCCTCGGCGACCTCACCTTCTTCAGCAAGGTCGGCTACGGCGGCGGCGGTTCGTGCGCCACGGTCGCCCATCTCGCCGCCGCCATCGCCTCGGGACAGGCCACCGTGGGGGTCGCGTGGCGCTCCCGCAAGCGGGGGTCGGGACGGCGGCCCTGGACCAATACCGACGTCCAACTCCCCACGCCCGCCCAGTGGACCCGCCCCTACGGACTGCTCCGCCCGGTCGACGAGATAGCCATGCTCGCCCGCCGCCACATGCACGAGTACGGCACCACCCGCGACCACCTCTTCAACGTCGCCCTCGCCTGCCGCAACCGCGCCAACCAGAACCCGGCGGCCGTGATGTACGACCGCCCCCTGACCCGCGAGATGTACATGACCTCCCGCTGGATCAGCGAGCCCCTGTGCCTCTACGACAACTGCCTGGAGACCGACGGCGCGTTGGCGTGTGTGGTGGTGAGCGCGGAGCGGGCCCGGGACTGCGCCCGGCGGGCCGTCTACGTCCACTCCGCCGCCCAGGGACTGCCCGCCCAGCATCACGGCATGGTCAACTACTGGAACGACGACCCGCTCACCGGGCCCGCCTGGACCGCCGCCCGGCATCTGTGGAAGCACTCCGACCTCACCCCGCAGGACATCGACGTCGCCCAGATCTACGACGCCTTCACCGCGCTCGTCCCGCTCTCCCTGGAGGGCTACGGCTTCTGCGGGCGCGGCGAGGGTGGGGCGTTCACCGAGGGCGGGGCCCTGGAGATCGGCGGGCGGCTGCCGCTGAACACCGGGGGCGGCGGGCTGAGCGAGGCGTACGTGCACGGCTTCAACCTCATCACCGAAGGCGTCAAACAGCTCCGCGGGACCAGTACCGCCCAGGTCCCGGGCGCCGCCTCCTGCCTCGTCACCGCGGGCGAGGGAGTCCCCACCTCCGCGCTGCTCCTGAGGAGTTGA
- a CDS encoding Zn-ribbon domain-containing OB-fold protein, producing the protein MLAPVTDADGAPFWRYAAEGELRVQICADCAEPRFPPRPCCPHCQSFETDWRPVSGHGRIWSYVVPHPPLLPDYAALAPYNVVLVELVDAPRIRMVGNLVTRAGDPLDAVEPDRVRIGARVQVVFGPEGLPQWVLERP; encoded by the coding sequence ATGCTGGCCCCCGTGACCGACGCCGACGGCGCCCCCTTCTGGCGGTACGCCGCCGAGGGCGAACTCCGCGTCCAGATCTGCGCCGACTGCGCCGAGCCCCGCTTCCCGCCCCGCCCCTGCTGCCCGCACTGCCAGTCCTTCGAGACGGACTGGCGGCCGGTGAGCGGACACGGGCGGATCTGGTCCTACGTCGTCCCCCATCCGCCCCTGCTGCCCGACTACGCGGCGCTGGCGCCGTACAACGTCGTGCTCGTCGAGCTCGTCGACGCGCCCCGCATCCGGATGGTCGGCAATCTGGTGACGCGGGCCGGTGATCCGCTCGACGCGGTGGAGCCGGACCGGGTGCGCATCGGGGCGCGGGTGCAGGTGGTGTTCGGTCCGGAAGGGCTGCCGCAGTGGGTTCTGGAGCGGCCGTGA
- a CDS encoding enoyl-CoA hydratase/isomerase family protein produces the protein MSLDIAIDKDSGVAVVTLDRPDRLNALDLRTARELGDAWRAFRFDDSVRALVLTGAGARAFCTGIDRDAVVPQPNSPYMQDDPLLGIGPKSNDLWKPVVAAVHGMACGGAFYLLAECDFLVADPTAEFFDPHTSYGMVSAYESMLMATRMPAGELARMMLMGTAERISARRAQEMGLVSEITEDGGDVAAAVRCAAVLAGYPAAAVQGTVRALWAAQEAARAQVLGRAPQLIALGNLSAGRQAELFAARRTGEYRVR, from the coding sequence GTGAGCCTGGACATCGCCATCGACAAGGACAGTGGCGTCGCCGTCGTCACCCTTGACCGGCCCGACCGGCTCAATGCCCTCGACCTGAGGACGGCACGCGAACTCGGCGACGCCTGGCGGGCGTTCCGGTTCGACGACTCCGTGCGTGCCCTCGTGCTCACCGGCGCCGGGGCGCGGGCCTTCTGCACGGGGATCGACCGGGACGCCGTGGTGCCGCAGCCGAACTCGCCCTACATGCAGGACGATCCGCTCCTGGGCATCGGGCCCAAGTCCAACGACCTGTGGAAACCGGTCGTCGCCGCCGTGCACGGCATGGCCTGCGGCGGGGCCTTCTATCTGCTCGCGGAGTGCGACTTCCTCGTCGCCGACCCGACCGCGGAGTTCTTCGACCCGCACACCTCCTACGGCATGGTCAGCGCGTACGAGTCGATGCTGATGGCGACGCGCATGCCCGCCGGGGAGCTCGCGCGGATGATGCTGATGGGCACCGCCGAGCGGATCTCCGCCCGGCGCGCCCAGGAGATGGGACTCGTCTCCGAAATCACGGAGGACGGCGGGGATGTGGCGGCGGCGGTCCGGTGCGCCGCCGTTCTCGCCGGTTATCCGGCGGCGGCCGTGCAGGGCACCGTGCGGGCCCTGTGGGCCGCCCAGGAGGCCGCGCGCGCCCAGGTCCTCGGCCGGGCGCCGCAGCTCATCGCCCTGGGGAACCTGTCCGCCGGGCGGCAGGCGGAGCTGTTCGCCGCCCGCCGCACCGGGGAGTACCGCGTGAGGTGA